Below is a window of Spodoptera frugiperda isolate SF20-4 chromosome 13, AGI-APGP_CSIRO_Sfru_2.0, whole genome shotgun sequence DNA.
ctgactCCTTACATACTTATAAATGCATATAAATATGTCAATCAAATCTTCAAACTTCTACAAATGTTACAGTGACGTCACACACACGTATGACGTCACACGCAAATGAGGGAACATCAAACACATCTGCGGATGACATTACCTTACTACATGTTAACTTTTGCCCGCGGCTGCCCTTGCGTTAAATTGTGGAATGATAGATACAAACTTACCTTAaacgtccacagacccgcactgTACGCATCGTATGctttccgtatgacgtcatcagcatgcatcgcatgtaggcatcgctgatgatgcggatcagAGGACGCATTTGTATGAGTttatatacaagacaaactaaaatccgatgcgtgcgatgcgtacgatggcAAATAGTGGCCTATATCACTCTCCACCCAACCAACTAAGTCGACTTACAAAATCACTCCAATTCGTCGCTCCAATTTGCCGGGAacgacggacaaacaaacagatatacACACTTTGGCGTGTATAATATTCGTATGGTCATTACATGCGCAACTGTAGATGTATGTACCAAGGGTAGGTAAGCGAATTTTAAACTGTgattatgaatatgaataaaattatgaaatcatGTTTTAATGAATTCACGTACCTACGTGTtctcagaaaataataaaaacaaatataatgaaaaataacaatttataatgGAGACATTTTTTAACTATGgaatagccatgcttcggtacgattgggccggctcgaccggagtgataccacggcctcatagaaacgGCCTCgttgtgaaacaacgcttgcgttatgtttcgtggAGTGAGTGGTGTTACCGAAGgtccaattactcccctttcccatcttcccaaaccccgattctccaacaacccttaaattcctaactcccaaacgACTAATTGTTAACTCCttgacttctgtaagctctgttgaagtcagcccacccgacagggtttgaggcgtcatgcacacataaatgtcctacagtcggtggcgctgtgtgttgggttgttccgttcccaacaaaatggttgaccggaccaattgctgacacacacgtcatactcgtgaacgagtgccttctgctgggacaggtcggctctcccagcgcgccggtggactgacttggcagagccgccggtaaatttaatttagtggaaaaaaaacaaacaaatatgttaatcgtaagtatttttgtagttataattgaatagttgtggttaattgtagtgtgtaaggtagataccatattgataaaatttagtgtaaaaagaaaaacaaattgtatgacaagggcacggaccaagagtccgtggagaacaaatgtaaataaacatataaaaaaaaactcccaaaagaccggtaacgtacctacttgtaacaccaggtgtttcgggtgtctatgggcggcggcaattgtttaacatcaggagatccgtctactcatttaccgacttatatcataaaaaggCATAATCAAATACTAAGAATAAGTCAGAATTTTCTCTTATAACTTTGAATGGACTTATTCTATTCTCGCCGACTGTACGTAATATTTTCCGAATCACGCATCGTCAGCGGTTTCCCATTAATAACAAAACTGCGCATCATCATAAACACAGTATTTGGTGTAAAAATAGACGTCTTCGTGATAATAGATGGGATTTCCTAATCTCTTTACAAAGATTGGAAGGCTGGTCATCGCTTGATGTTATTAAGTGAGTGAACGTATAACACACCGTCGCGCCTTTTAGTgtgcttttctatcagagatgtgctatgttacgttgctgtggatgcgttcaGCTTCtagcaatcatattcattggtaggtacatagcttagcactggtggaaacggactcaattaagcaatgttttttatatggaaagatgtatGCTATAGATACGTGCAATGAATGGAATGTACGCTATAGATTGACGACATGTAGCGGCTTTGAGTCCACGGAGAAATgttttgtgtaatccacaaattgttttttcgggtgtgagtgtcatgtgaacttgtatgtttttgtaaacgcatctacTACACAAGAGAAAAGGTGGGGCAAtgcttttgttaaataaaaaactaaaagaaattgataacaatatacctatgtataatataagattctaagaataatttaattagaaagaAGAATAAAGACAAATACAGCATTTCTACAGACAGGTACCTACTTTCTTAGACAAATACGCGTATTAATACAGATTCAAGTTATTCCTAAGTTATGAACAAGTATACTAAGTCCGTACTTAACTTTGTAAACTTAAGCAGTGCTTCATTCGCTTGGggatgaaagaaaaatagttcAACTTATCTTTCGTTTATTAGACTTTAgcttttgtgtttatttttcttcttttgctttttattatattacctagTTGAAAGTTGGGACTTGAAGTAACTTGATTTAATCTTACGATATTAAAGGAccgtcaaagagccatcagatcaccacagaaggggcccagtagggctgatgcctgatccggagctatgGATTACCGGCAGGTTttccgaggctccggctcgaaaagcaggagtaggaaccgcgGTGGGTTTTACGTTTCAGTAATTGTACGATTTCCCTCTTAAAAATACAGGTCGGTCTTCCAATCGGCCTTCCTGGAAATCTTTCGgaagatatacatatattgaaagaaagaaaaagcattCCGCCTCgtatatttctttcataaatctGCTCTCATCCATcttttctacatgtccaaaacATCGTAACATTCTCTTTCCAATCCTTGTCTATACATCGTCTTTTAAGCTACACCTTTTTCTAAATATTGTGAACACTATTGatataaaccttttaaaatcaaatcgaaaaCAATCTCATACATTTTCCAAAATCCTTGGTCCTTGCAACATCAAAGATATGTATTAGAAACTTCTTTAATAAAACCACAACAGTTTTAAAAGTTCCAAACCTCTTTTGGTAGCCTCGGGCGTGAAGACCTCAGGCGATTAGATTTGACACgtcaaaataaaacttcaaacgatttttttaaagtgatatCTACaaagatttgaatattttattttttcttatatgtTTTGCGAGGATAGAAAATAAAGAATCAATATGATAAAGAAATTCTTGGACGCAAATGATCCTGagaaatttaattatacttttagtTTGAAAAATGGTTGTATATTCTTTGCCTTCTTTGGCGCAGTGAGTATGATTTTACCTTTTCGTCTATAACTGTAGGCACCTAGGCCTATTTTGAGGGCTTAGTAAGAATTTGTTTTGCGTTAAACGAGACCGATATGTTACTCCGCTCTGATTGGCCTTCTCCAATGAACCAACTATTCAGAGGGCTAGACGCGGTTACGTTTCGTTTGAATCTCgttgaaagtaaaacaaactcgtactaacccCTCTGTTGACTAAGAAAACTTAGTATTTTTTGAcccacccgggaatcgaacccgtcaCCTCTTCCCCAAcagtcgctcttgcgaccacttgagCAACGAGTAATTTAGTTTTGCGTCGATACCGATATGTTACTGCGTTCAGCGCTCGGATTGGCCTGCTCCAATTAACTAAccttaaatgtgggagagccatgcttcggcacgaatgggccggctcaaccggagtgataccacggcctcacagaaaaccgacgtgaaacaacgcttgcgttgtgagtgAGATAGGTAATAGGTCCTCCGGTAGCCCTATACCcaccttctcaatcttcccaatcctcgattccccaacaacccttaaattcctaaccccaaaaagccggcaacgcacttgtaaagcctctggtgtttcaagtgtccgtgggcggcggcgattgcttaccatcaggtgaccatctactcgtttaacggcttgttccataaaaaaatattaataaaaatgttcaatttgtTCCAGTTACTATGGTGCACAGACATGTTATTCGACAAGAGGTACAAACTGATCATGATGGTGAACGAGGCTCGTTACAAGATCCTGTACACCACCGTGTTCTGCATATACGCCACTTGTACACTGACCTTTATTATACATCTTagtgttatttaatttggtgaattttatttgtaactagctttccaggcaaacttcgtaccgcctcaaaagATAACTTTCCTAGCTTTTAAAACCTTCCTTGGATTGCcagaaataattcaaaaccaaaattggCCAAATCCTAAACCGTCTCTAGAATTCCAAAAATAACGCAAGATGAAGATTTGCTAAATCGGTCctgccgttctcgagttttagcgagactaacgaatagcaatttattttcatatatataagatttctaaaagtatctgccacagcTTTTGGaaagtagtgttgtgtttgcGACACATGCGTCTTGCGAGACGTATGGGTCGCTTTGTATCGAAGCATATTATAGCATCGTGGTATCGAAATAAAGTAACATGAACtcgaaactaaattaaaataagattcaaaataacTTGATCAGTGCTGAAATCCTTTGCCATGCCTTTGTCATACTATGCCGCCAGTGAACACCAGCCTTAATAGGAAATAAATCCAAAAGCgatcattattatgttatcggcttactcacgtaactgtttgacaaggaactcaactagtttcagtgagtaagccgataacataataattaatgcagtatatctcacgaaagttataataaaacaaaagcgataaattttaatattttatttaacttaattattagtCCTGTCTTGACAAAACCCTTTCCGTTCCATCAGCGCGGTAACAAATATATCGGCTCTCATACAAATCACAATAGACAAGCTAAGAAATCCTTACAATTTTGCATCACAGTATATTCACAAAACATATAAACTAgcctttaaaaataacaaatttggCATATAACAACAAACTGGTCGTAAGGCAACGAACATTGTTACAGtattatgaactttatttacCTATACAATAAAGGCGTTAATCGCATCAGACTACATTCGTttcctgatattttttttattctaagtCTATTCTAGAGTatatacaaataacaaaatctttgatagaatatttttctttgatttgtGTTGGTTTGGTTAgctttagtttaaaaaacaaattacacgAGCGGGAATCAAACTGCCTGACCTCCCAAGCAATATTTGGTTCCCGTTCCTATCATTTGTATATTGAAAACTATTTATGTTGTGTATAAAACGCTACAATAACATCATACTTAGGtgaatttagtatttaattttatttgaacaagaaaaagaaaagaaactataaataaataatagataaagATACACATTACGTAaacattaagaaataaatagaaagTACTTTTGTGTAACTgggttttaaatgaaatagtaAGTAAATTCacttaagaaaattaaagaaattagaTTTCATAAgactattttatatattatttgccaaattatatttataactatatAGAATAGCAAGCAAACCAACACATACCAACATAATACATACAACTAACAATATTCATACTCCTTTAAATAAATCATGCAGATATAAACATAGATATTATAATCAAACTGCATTTAAATCAAAGTCCATACATGTAACAGAGACAGCTATATACAACCATCTCCCTcttacacacacacgcacacaattaatccgtttaaaaaaagaacactttataaaaaaaatagcactCTTTCGCAcagattaaaaatgttaattccTTTGTTTCAATCCCCAACGTCTAGTCTGTCTTCGAGTTTATGTTTTTTGACACTAGGTGACTCTGATCCGTCGTAGAGAATAATTTCTTCGGTTGAGAAGCTAACccgttttctttttaaagctTTTGGGTGTCTCTCATATTCTGAGCTAGCGCTTCTTGTGGATTCATCGCTTGAGATCCCATTGGTCGCATTCCTTATGATTAGGAGGTCTTTCTCTATCTCTGTTAGCTCTCTCGGTTTGGGCGGGCGTCCGATTGGTCGTTTCGGCTTGTTCTTCGTTGAAGGCGACTCCTCAGTCGGTTTTCGTTTCTTGTACGTCCTTTTGCCTGGTAGCTTTGGTTTCTTTGATTGTGATTCATCCTGAAATGAGAGTTGAAATGAATTAGTTTATATGCTGAAATGTTAGCTACAAAAAATAAGTAGTTACTTAACTcctattctatatttttaatgtattgcgAAACGCGACAATCTTTTTCAGATCAGCAAAAAGTAGATAGAAATGGGAATTTCAATTTAACTTTGAGCAGGCGGTCTTGATTGTTTAAATGGGGATTACTTAGCACTGCTTCGACTGCACAAttagtgcggtggctaggcaaccgactgccgcgcaacgtgcagcgggttcgattcgtgcatggagcaactctttgtgtgatccactaattgtttcgtgtcgtgtgtatgtgaacttttatatttgcaaacgcacccacgacaataGTATTCTCATACCTGCTTAGGTTTAGCCCCGATGTACCCGGAGCACCGTTTAGCTCCACACATACATCGTTTCTTCTCAATGCCGGCGCACTCCAAATTGTAGTTGAACGTCACTTCACTGTTCTGAAATGTTAAGAtataattgttaaattattaaaaacatttgacTCTTCTGTTgatacggtggctgggcaactggctgccgtgcaacgaaTATCGGGTtctggttggttcattcgcgccggccaatcaaaacgccgaacgcgctctcgtttcgttttcgttcaacgaaagcaaacttgtactaagggtatgGAGCAATTccttatgtgatccacaaattgttgtttctggtctggatgtcatccgtgtgtgaaattgtatgtttgtaaacgcacccacaacacagaagaaaatcctagtgtgcgtcaacgttaaaaaaaagcCGCAGGCCGAAGCTAAGCTAAGTAGTGTAGTTACTTACAGCTGGTATATCATAAAGAGCGAACAATCCAACTCGTACATCGCCGAGCACCGTCCATTTCTGTGTTTCACAGTTTGGCTCGCAACAGTGGTTCATAAACctgcaaatacataattataataagatgTCAAAGTCAtaaaggatttatttttaattaaaccataCACAGATACTTTGAAAGTTCAAAAAATACTATAGGTCGACAGTCTGTCCGTCTGTGAAACTAATAAATAgcgttttaatttgtaatttaaaagaagaaaaacgAGTAAGTAaatccatcgttactcttttaaaaaatatgttttacaattTCACTTTATATCACAAAACATCTCGCTAAGAAGAAGCTAGAACACgagaaagtgtgggagagcttgcttcagcacgaatgggccgactcgaccggagtgataccacgacctcacagaataccgacgtgcttgcgttgtgtttcgttgtgtaagtgaggttaccggaggcccaattaccacccttcccaatcttctcaatcccgaTGCCACAAGAACCCTTAAATGccttacccccaaaaagccggcaatgcacttgtacaACTTGCCAACAACGCACTCGCCTCtggtttttcgggtgtccatgagcggcgaaacttgcttaccatcaggtgatccgtctgctcgtttaccagcttataccataaaaaaagagaaGCGGGTGAAACCGGGCGGGAACACccagtattaataaaataggttttaataaaactacGTACCTAGCAAGATTCCCCTTGGGTCCGGCATCGATCATTCTCTCCTTGTCCAGCGTTAGAAAGTAAAAGTTTTCGTCTCTGATCTCGTGCTTTCTGCGCATGCGCCGGCGGAATTCCTCCTCGTCTATTAACTCGCCAACGTATTCTATCACGAACTGTCCTGTAATAGAAATGTACAGTTagtaaatctataatataaaaataagtcgggttttccttcctgacgctagaACTCTaaaacgcacgaaccgatttccacggttttgcattcgttggaaagggctcgggctccgtgaggtttatagcaaagaaaatttagggaaattataaaagaaaaacggGGAAAATCATTAGTGACGAAACGGCGAACACACCCACAATACAGTAGAAAACCCAAGTACTGTATTTcttaaatacgtttaaaaaaaccgacatctcgtttttaagttagttaatatactaaaaccgACTCTTGAGTGAAACCACTTTCCTAAAaatcacatacacacaaaccGGTTGAGAGAATCTCGAACAATCACATACACACATGCAGATCAAACCGAAAAACTCCTTCTTTTTCTTGAAGTCTGTCAAAATTCATATAAACCAGTCATCAAACCTACCTGCTTTAATATCCTCCAAGGTTTTGAGCCCCCACCCTCTGCTGGGGGTCCGGTAAGGCACTAGTTTAGGGTACAGTCTCTTCTCGAACGCGCGGTTGTTGCATCTGTCGCCTGCCTTACATGTGGGCCCGCATTCCGTTAATAACATTCTGtgaatacaaatacaaaatacgtacagtaaaattataaataacatcgTAGGAACGTTTTTTAATGCTTGAAGGAACAAGCATAACATAAGAACAATTACACccactttaatttttttcagcCATCTTTACTTTATtcatacttctatactaatattcttagggtgcttttcgatcagagatgtgctatgctaagttattgtggatacgtttggctttcacctatgatattcattggtacaaataatttagtactggtggaaacgggttcaactaagttttttatatggaaagatgcatgctatctgtgcgtgctatggatggcttccctactgtcGATACATCGATATATCGTCGATACaacgcatactcgagctgcgcagaATCATTCATAGCgttgcatagcacatctctgatggaaaagcacactaaagaGTTTCTTGtatttaaacgcgctaatctccggaaccacTATTTCGATTTTGATAACTACTCGTATTTTTGTGTCGGATAGTACATTAATCGAGAACGAccatatgctataaaacatcacgctatgaccaacaGAAGCCGAGCAGTAGTGAGCCAaatagatatattaaaaaaacaactttataacataaaataacccATCACATACCTATTCAAACACTGGGAATAAGGTCCACAAGGGTCTTCATCGTTAGGGTTACACTCGCACTGGGTCAGTGAACTCTCGGGATCGTCCAGTTTCCGCCCACAGAGGGAGCCACACGGCTTGTTCACCTTCAGCTTCACATAGTGAGGCGGGAGCAGGGACGATGCTATGTCTAGAGATTCTTCCTCGTTCGGTTGGGCCGCTGGAATATAGAAATGAGATAATAGGCCTGTATcttaaatttcaaaaatggcTTATTTCGATAGTTTAGTACCTGTATTAccccaaaaaataatatttcatgataaaacttatatttaaagcacatattttaagtttgaataaaatatttttaaactgacgtaAAAACACAAGAAAATGTCATGGCGTCGTAAATGATGTCACATAGTGGCAAACAGGTAAATCATATTAAGGcgaatatttgttttgtttaaataaaaatggaaacttcgtattttaaaagctgtatAGTGCCCCAGTGTATAAGTACAAGTATAAAAACTCCGACTAAATTATTCATACGTGTTCCGGTCAAGAAAAATATGCGAAAAAAGTGGTTAAAACTGGCAAGGAGGACTGATGCTCATTGTTTATCAACGACATCGagaatgtatttttgtgaagaTCATTTcgatgtaagtattatttaataaagttgtGACTACATATTCAACTAGTAAATCTTAAGAAGAACCAAAGCTTTTTCGTTTTTCAATTACAATGCAATTGCATTTTGCATTGTATTGTGTTAAACAGTCTTCATATTTTTCCAGTTGCCAAACGATATGCTGAATTATACAGAGTACCATATTATGGGAACGGTATCTTATGCACGAATGAAACCAGGTTGTTTACCACGTAAATTTGAATGTCAAGAAGACAGAAGAAAACGAAGCTGCACTAGTGCAGAGCGGCCATACATGATAAAAAAACAGAGAATGTCTACAATAGCAGAGTGTCTTCAAGAAAGTTGTACACCTAGCACTTCCAATGAACTGCTAGACAGTTGTACACCAAGTACTCCCCTAGAGCAACAACCTCAAACAAGTTCACCAGGTATGTACCtaataaacttaatatattatatcacaTAACACATACTAGGCCGGCGAGGATTGAACCCAGGCCTCCCAGACGCAACTCTGGTGCCTAAACCGAAAACCAAAAAATGTGAATATTCTTCAAACTCAGATTCATActtagtccagtcaatttaggaattcacctcggaattcgagatacccagctgtaattttgtatatacttgtatattgacccctaaaacttgtctcaaaacctacatatggtagggtataagcaacccttaaaattcagggtcaaagggcccaaaaatcgtttttttgcggttttttcgaaaaatctcatttcctatgggtttttggtagttgtattcaatagcaatattgtgaaatacaaaattctctacaacttttgtctaaactttttttaaacggtgaaccgttttcgagatagagggcggagcgCGCGGTCAcagcatctcttcaaaaaattttttttcgtctaacctattcCTGATGGTTGTCTAtagataggacattaaaaaatacgtcatggttcctaaaaccatttttcgtcaaaatcaatcgtttgaaatatagacgcttccaaagtggaaaaatgaggtccatagaatgtgtcctgccctgtaacttataaaataagtgagtaagaaaattaaaaaaatatatgcagtagattttaatagaaactttcaacgaa
It encodes the following:
- the LOC126911327 gene encoding uncharacterized protein LOC126911327 — translated: METSYFKSCIVPQCISTSIKTPTKLFIRVPVKKNMRKKWLKLARRTDAHCLSTTSRMYFCEDHFDLPNDMLNYTEYHIMGTVSYARMKPGCLPRKFECQEDRRKRSCTSAERPYMIKKQRMSTIAECLQESCTPSTSNELLDSCTPSTPLEQQPQTSSPGFQTIEENTPNMIYKPTADKSIQVIFTHKYRSKAIQTHVKTIDQAISPLKPSMTSSTTSPFKVTTCKKSRPSSCMLKKITRNILIPEEQSDSDISLYTPSVPSSNTSSPSVHALQVKSSSDCSDFIAEDRKIEAA